In the Arachis ipaensis cultivar K30076 chromosome B10, Araip1.1, whole genome shotgun sequence genome, one interval contains:
- the LOC107620499 gene encoding peroxisomal and mitochondrial division factor 1-like: MEKELEQSRDATKALSAIAERAAELETELPRLQYDSISDMRAAEEMMAEAAKLRKLLLEIESKVKLLEREVEFLKKDKSKSKGKIRNLEKKIGALEKKDVDERNK, translated from the coding sequence atggagaaggagttggagcAGTCGCGCGATGCAACTAAGGCCCTAAGTGCGATCGCCGAGAGGGCGGCGGAGCTAGAGACAGAGTTGCCAAGGCTCCAATATGACTCTATATCGGATATGAGAGCCGCCGAGGAGATGATGGCTGAGGCTGCTAAGCTCAGAAAGTTGCTATTGGAGATTGAATCCAAGGTGAAATTGCTTGAGCGAGAAGTTGAATTCCTGAAGAAGGACAAATCTAAGAGTAAAGGAAAAATTAGGAATTTGGAGAAGAAAATTGGAGCTCTGGAGaaaaaagatgttgatgagagGAACAAGTGA